GTTTAGGACCTCAtgaagttgctaaggctggcttgaacttactatcttcttgcttcagcctcccaacttgTTGGGATTACATATGTCTGCTACCATGTCCAgtttaatgattttaatttttttttaattttttttaatattttatttacattttagttttcggaagacacaacatctttgtatgtggtgctggaggatcgaaccccggccgcacgcatgccaggcgagcgcgctaccgcttgagccacatccccagcccctgtttaatgatttttaatgtgtAGATCTCATGAAATTTTTGTCAGGGTTTCccctaaatatttcattattgtatTTCTCAATGCAAATGGTGTTttgtttcagtactggggattaaacaggGCATTTGTAgtactgagctatgtctccaggctttttaaattttttatttttagatatggtctcactaagtggtccaggctggccttgagcttctgatcttcctgcctcaactgcCCCAGttgctggggattacaggtgtgtgctgctgtgcctggtataaatggtgttttaaaaatttcaacttctaataatatacagaaattcaatttatttctgtatatcaatctTATATCCTGCAACCTTCTAGAACTCATTAACAAGTCCAGTGACATATTCCTAGATTCTTTGGGATTATCAATTAGGTTGTATGTggataaaaatagttttgttttttctttccaatctaaatgccttttttctcttcccctccccccttcttttttttttcttcttctcctcctcctcctcctactcctcctcctgagcctaggagcactttaccattgagatacatccccagccctttttatttttttcattcaaggtctctctaagttgcttagagccttgctaaattactgaggctagccttgaacttcaatccttctgcctagatgtctttttttttttttctttctttccttattgctCTGGCTAAGACTCTAGTATAATGTTGAAGTGTTGTAACATCTGATCTTGGGAATGCACACAATCTTTTATTATGAAGTATGCTGTTAACTGTAGGTATTTCCTAGATAGTTTTTATCAGAAAGTTCCCTTCTGTTTCGAGTTAGTTGGAATGTTATTTCTGAAATCAAAAATGGGGGTtggggggcctggggatgtggctcaagcagtagcgcactcgcctggcatgcgtgcggcccgggttcgatcctcagcaccacatatcaacaaagatgttgtgtccgctgagaactaaaaaataaatattaaaatctctctctctctcactctctcttaaaaaaaaaaaaaatgggggttgggaatatagcttagtgagagactgcttgcttagcatgtgaagatcctgggtttgatcccagtactgcaaaatttcaaaaagttggAAGTGAATGTTGGATTTGGTCAAATATGTCTAGGTAAAAGATTGTGGCACGTCCTATTTCCAACTATTAAGAAAAAGGGACAGTGCTGAATGGgtgtttttttcctgaatctaCTGAGACTGTTTTCCTTTCCTACACCCTCCCTGCCCAATATGGTGAATTATATTGATTTAAACATGTTCTGGCAAGTCACTTCATCTCAGCCTCAAGAGGCTTTTTGGAAAACGGGTAAATACCTCCACGCATATTTATGGCACATGGAAAAGACCTGGCccaaatgcctggcacatagtaggtactcaatataAACTGACttgcaaaaattatataaatttacacCGGATTCTAGGTGTCTGTGTTCTTATTTTACCCACGGCCTCCTTCCCCTCAATTCTTCCCTGCCTCGCGGTCTAGCATAGTGCctgctggcacacagtaggcgtCTATCAATAAAAATACGAAAGAACGGTTGCGGCGGCCGCCCGCCCCGCCCACCTCGCTGCTTCCCACCCGCGCGGCTACCCCGAGCTTCGGACGCTCAAACTTCAGGCCGCAGCCGATGGGGCGTAGCCCGGCCCCTGCCGACCAATCAGAGCCCGTTCCCTGGGGCTCCGCTTTATTCCTAAAGTTGAGCCCGGCGTCAGAAGCTGACCAATCGGCTGTAGGCCCCTGTTACCAGCGTCCCCAAATTGAAACTGCCGCTAAGGACGCGCAGTAAACGCTCGGAAGCATCTCggctccgccccgccccgcccccggccaaTCAGGACAGCCATATGAGGCCCCGCCCCCGGAACGCGCGGGGCGTGGCGAGGCGGGACTCAGGCACTGCGGGTCGGGGGCTTCCGGCGGTGAGTTCGGCGGATGCTTACGGGCTTGGGCAGCAGGGTCTCGCAAGCGTCTGCACGTGCACACCCAGCAGCGGGCCAGGGGCCCGCGATGCTAGAGGACGGGGCTGGCTCCCGTTCCCCGGGGTTCCGCGTGGGCGTCCCCCACTCTGCCACCGACGCTTTCCGTCCCTGTGTCTGACTTGAACGTTGCCTTCCGCTCTCGTCTGCGCCTCCCTCAACTTTCCAGAAGGGCGGCCGGAGGGCCGTGCTGGTTGTGCCTTCAGCCCTGGGCGAAAACAGACCCTCGGCCTGCAGGGGAGCGGCCCGGCGTCGCTGGCCAGGTAAAGGCGGGGCCCGAGTTTCAGAGCCGGGGGCTCTGAGAGAAGTGGGAAACTTGGGGCAGCCTGCAGAAGTCCCTGACGGAGGCAGGTGTGTGTCCCCGAGCCGGGGCCTGGGGTTGGGGCGTGAGGAGGAGGTGGTTTCTCAGGCCCCTTCCTGCGCTGCCCGGGAAGGGCTTTCTAGACCAGGCCTGGATCCAGATTTGGTTCCGGTCATGGATTTGCCCCTTTCTGGTTGTGAGTTGAGGCAGGTTGCTAAACCTCTTTGgactttggtttctttcttgttctttttcttctttttttttttttaaatattttttaaaattgtagctgaacacaatagctttattttatgtatttgtttttatgtggtgttgaggatcgaaccagtgcctcacatgtgctaggtaagcactctaccactgagctgtgaccccagccctggactttGGTTTCTTTACAAgtcaaaagaaagagaatgaagccAGGCCCAGTATgaggctaggcaggaggatcctgagttcaaagccatcctcagcaagggcgaggtgctaagcaactcatttaTTGAGAccctctcaataaaatacaaaatagggttggggatgtgtggctcagtgccccgagttcaatccctgattatgcaaccccccccacacacacacaaaaaaagaatggattGTGGTGTAGCTTtgtggcagagcacatgcttggtgtgctccaggccctgggttcaatactgaatatatccacacacacacaaaaaaaaaaaaagaagaaagaaagaaagaaaagaaggagggtaggtgggaggcagggaagaaGAAAGTATCCTTTTAGaagcttgatttttaaaattttgttagatTCACAGGTTACAAAGCTTTAGATTTTCAGACTTGGCATTAGTTGCTTTTTGCGGATTAAACTAGTCTAATTTCCTAGTCAGGGCTCTTCAAGGGGAATTTGTCTCTCTTGGCCTTGTTTAGTCCTAACAACAACCTGGTGGGGTAGATGCTGTTACCATATTTGGAGGATGTGAAAAGAAGAcaacagagaggttaaataacttgcctgagGCTGCATAGTTCAAGAGCATCCCagtggggtttgaacccaggcttCTGGCACCAAGGCACCTTCCTCATCCCTGTGACTTGCCATCTTGACTTCAGGCGGAAGAAAGGATCTCCTGTGACCCTGATATCTGGAATGATGGAGGATATGCCCAGGATGATGGAGACTGAGGACCTCCTGCAGCTTCGGCTGCTCAGCCTGAAGCTCCTGAGGCAGCTGCAGGCTGGGCAAGATGCCGTGCAGCGGTCAGTGGCCAAGACAGCCCCAAAGGTGGGTATCTTCCTTAGGAACTCCCAGGGAACAAGGAAGGGGCTGTCTGACTCTTAAGAACAGTACCCAGGCCTCCAGTGTCTTCTTGATCATTGTGCCTATTTTATGGATGATGCAAAACTGAGGCCTTGGGAGGTAAGGTACTGGGCTGGGATACTGCTGAGGGTGGAGCAGTGATGGCCTAGGCCATGGTGTCTAGTGCAGGCAGGGTGGATGGGCTCTGGCTGTGCTATCCCTTGGGTGACCTGGCTTGCCTTCTCCAGTCAGGCCTGAACTCCTGCAACATCTACGACTCAGAGACACCATTGTCCCCAGAAACTTCCTCAATCTCCTGGCAAGCCTCCTGTTCAAAGGACAGATGTCATAAGTGGGACCCGCTGGATACCCATGGAGATGACCCCTGTGATGTGGCCTGGCTTGACAGGGTCAGCCCAAGGGTGGCATTTCAACCACCTGTCAAGGGCCAACACCTAGAGCCCTTGGGCCAACCCAGATTCCACTCACTGACCACCAGAGACTCAAAGGAGCCAGCGCCTTTATCAGGGTTGTGTGATCGGGTCCCAAGATCCATCCTGGCTGAACAAAGCGAGCAGTCCAAGGTAACAGAGAGAGGTGGGCATCCACCAGTGAGGCttccttgagcctcagtttccctatctgaCAGATGTGCTGTGGGCAGTATCCCTTGGGGCAGAAGGCTTCCAGGAGGTACCTTAAGTTTTATCTGTGCAGCCTAAGTTGTTAAGTGTTTCTGCTAGTTTTTCAGACAGCAGTTGGGAAGAATGTGATGAGCCCCATTATACACGTGGGGAGACTAGACTTCTTCAGAGCCATGCATAAAGTGGGGGCATAAAGCCTAAACTTATTTTCAGGCTTTTGAGCTCTCACTTGAGCCCCAGGGCCCAAGCAGGGTGAAGTCAAGACACATCCCCTGTATCCCCCCATTGTAGGCCTCTTTGGGCCAGGCCTGCCAGCCCAACCCTTGCCCCCTTGACCTCCCTCCTTAGTCCAGAGTGACCTGCCAGGAGCCTGCCACACCTGAGAGCAGC
This genomic interval from Urocitellus parryii isolate mUroPar1 chromosome 11, mUroPar1.hap1, whole genome shotgun sequence contains the following:
- the Miip gene encoding migration and invasion-inhibitory protein isoform X3, translating into MMEDMPRMMETEDLLQLRLLSLKLLRQLQAGQDAVQRSVAKTAPKSGLNSCNIYDSETPLSPETSSISWQASCSKDRCHKWDPLDTHGDDPCDVAWLDRVSPRVAFQPPVKGQHLEPLGQPRFHSLTTRDSKEPAPLSGLCDRVPRSILAEQSEQSKSRVTCQEPATPESSWSLQPYLGYDWIVGSMDSSSSITSKPETFFSTLQKFRETNKEECVYSTPEPQFLGLCDGGDVEEDHECECPRPGCCRVRLSWPHPNSRPLSSWELREGNPGPVLVCTVTVSTSACFWCPWILASPAACAGDHGTLRALGPWWSPLGSG